In Vicingaceae bacterium, the DNA window TCCGGCAAACATTCTGGTGGGGTCCTCACCCTCGCGCTTAAAAGGATAAATTCCTGCTGTATACGGAAAACTTCCGGGAACGTTTTCACGAAGCATCCAATAAAGCAAATCACCCCATGATCTGTATTTTGGGGTAGCAACTTTGGGCACTTTCGTATGTGCTAAAGTTTCATGATAAGTTTTGACTTTTATGTCTTTGCCTCTAACCTGATATACATAATAATCATCGGCATAGCGTTGTTTTTCTTGTTTCCATGTTTTGATTTTCTCCCAATGATGTGGATCGAGATTTTTCTTTATTTTATTGAATTCAGCAAGCAGCGTTTTCAACATTTCGTCTTGTGCTGCCTTTTTCTCAATTTTTTCGAGCGTTTCTTCGATGCTATCGTTGTTTTGATCAAGGGCCGCAATATGTTTCATGGTATGAAACAATGCAAACAATTTTTCGGCTATATCTGCCTGATTTCTTGCCCATTGATCGTAGTTCCTGTTGGTTTCTGCAATTTCACTTAAATACCGGGTTCTTTTAGGGGGGATAATGTAAATTTTTTGTGACATTTCATTACTAATCTCAAGTTTTGAACGTAAGGGTGCTCCGGTTTTTGCGGCAATCGTGTCCATTAACTTTTTATACAACCTGTTTGTTCCCGGATCGTTAAATTGAGAGGCAATGGTTCCAAATACCGGTAACTCTTCATCAGGGACATCAAACAATTGATGATTTCTTTTATATTGTTTTCTTACGTCTCTTAGTGCATCTTCGGCACCTTTTTTATCAAATTTGTTAATGGCAATCACATCGGCAAAATCAAGCATGTCGATTTTTTCCAACTGTGAGGCAGCACCAAATTCGGGGGTCATCACATACAAGGAAACATCGCTAAAATCAAGTATTTCAGTATCACTTTGTCCGATACCGGATGTTTCTAAAATTATCAAGTCAAAATCACCGGCACCTTTTAAAACATTCAATGCATCTTTGACATATTTGCTTAAAGCAAGATTACTTTGACGGGTTGCCATTGACCTCATGTAAACACGCGGGTTGGATATGGAATTCATCCTGATTCTGTCGCCTAATAAGGCCCCTCCTGTTTTTCGCTTGCTGGGATCAACAGAAATAATTCCCAAGCGTTTGTCAGGAAAATCAAGCAAAAATCGTCTCACCAACTCATCAATCATACTGGATTTTCCGGCCCCTCCGGTGCCGGTGATACCTAAGACCGGCGTTTTACATTTTTTTGAACGTTGTTCGACAGCTTTTACATAAGCCCCGTGTTTTTGTGGAAAATTTTCAAAAGCAGAAATCAAACGGGCAATTTTAAATACATCTTTGGAGGTATAATCAATAAATGATTCATCTAAATAATCCCCCACAGGAAAATCAGAACGTTGAACCAGGTCATTAATCATGCCTTGCAAACCTAACTCCCTTCCGTCGTCAGGATGATAAATTCTGGTAATACCGTATGATTCGAGCTCTTTTATTTCAGAGGGCAATATAGTGCCGCCACCACCACCAAATATCTTTATATGCCCACATCCCTTTTCTTGCAGGAGGTCATACATGTATTTGAAGAATTCCATATGTCCTCCTTGATAAGATGTGACGGCTATCGCCTGTACATCTTCCTGAATGGCGCAATCCACAATTTCTTGCACGCTCCGGTTATGTCCAAGGTGAATTACCTCAACACCGGTACTCTGCATAATTCTCCGCATGATGTTGATTGCCGCATCATGCCCATCAAACAACGATGCAGCAGTAACAATTCTGATATGGTTTTTTGGCTTGTATACGTCCGGTCTTCTTTCAGCCCTGACAGATATTGCCTTTTCTTTGGTTGATTTCATATACAGGTAAGTTTATTCTTACAAAAATAACAATAAATTGTTGGCAAATTTAAGATTGTAAAATAAAATAAATCGCTCTCCTTAAAAAGTAATAACACCATTTTTTTATTTTTAACGACAAAAGTTATTGAAATTTGTCTCCCGCAAATACTTCAATGATTTTGTAAAATAAAGAAAGATCTCTGCAAATTGTATATTGTTGATCATGATAAATTCCTTTATCATGAAAGATAAAAGTATTTTTCAATTAAACCTATTCGGTTATTTTAAAGAAATGAAAGAGAGTTTTTAATTTAAATTCTGTTCCATTTTAAAAAAATAAAAAACGCATTGCAATGCAATGCGTTTTTTAAGTTCAAAATCTTTCTGTTTTTAACCTCCAAAATCGTCGAACGAGATGTTTTCTTCAGGAACACCAAACTCTTCGCACATCTTTAACACTGCGGCATTCATTGCAGGTGGACCACAGAAATAATACTCAATATCTTCCGGAGCTTCATGCTTTGAAAGATAATTGTCTATCAATGCTTGATGCACAAAGCCCACAAATCCATCCCCTTCCGGATCATCAAGGCTCTTTTTCACTTTCCAATTATCTTCCGGCAAGGGTTCACTCAATACCACATAAAACTTAAAGTTTGGAAATTCTTTTTCTATCTCCCTGAAATCCTCAATATAAAACAATTCACGTCTTGAACGCCCTCCATACCAAAAACTCACTTTTCTGTTTCTTTCTTTCAAAGTATGGAAAAGATGAAACAAGTGAGAACGAAGCGGAGCCATTCCTGCACCACCACCTATATAAATCATTTCGGCTCCGGTGTGCTTTATATGAAACTCACCGTAAGGTCCGGAAATTGTCACTTTATCCCCGGGCTTTCTTGAAAATATGTATGATGAGCAAACTCCGGGATTCACATCCATCCATGTATTTTTTTGACGATCCCAGGGTGGTGTGGCAATTCTCACATTTAGCATGATAATGTTGCCTTCGGCTGGATGATTTGCCATTGAATATGCTCTGAATTGTGGTTCAGTATTGACCATTTTTAAAGACCAAAGGTTGTATTTGTCCCATTCGGATTGAAATTCATTTGGATTTTTATGGTATTTTGGATGTGCTGTTATGTCAATATCTTTGAAATCTACAGTAATCACAGGCACATCAATCTGAATATACCCACCGGCTTCAAATTCCAAGTTTTCTCCTTCCGGAAGTTGTACTACAAATTCTTTGATAAATGAAGCCACATTGTAATTTGAAACAACTGTGCACTCCCATTTTTTGATACCAAAAACTTCGTCGGGTATGCGGATCTTCATGTCCTGTTTAACTTTCACCTGACAAGCCAAACGCCAATGATCCTGAATTTGTTTTCTTGAAAAATGTGGTACTTCAGTTGGTAATATCTCACCCCCACCTTCAAGAACCTGACATTTACACATGGCACAGGTTCCTCCTCCACCACATGCAGAAGGCAAAAGTATTTTATTGTTACCCAGGGTGGTCAATAAAGTGGATCCTGCTTCTACTACCAGTTCTTTTTTGTCGTTTATGATAATTTTAACCGGACCGCTGGTGGTTAATTTACTTTTTGCCCAAAGCAAAACAGTAATCAATAAAAATATCACCAGGAAAAAAACACCGGCAGCAAGCAAAACAATTGTTGTAGCATTTAATAGATACATAATCTGAAGTTTTTATATTTTAATTCCCATAAAACTCATAAAAGCAATTCCCATCAAACCTGTAATAATAAAAGTTATTCCCAACCCTTTAAGCGGTGCAGGAACATGCGAATAACGGATTTTTTCTCTTATGGCGGCAATAGCCACTATAGCGAGAAACCAACCCACACCGGCACCTAAAGCAAAAGCAGTAGCTTCTCCGATATTGGCATATTGACGTTCTTGCATAAATAATGAAGCCCCTAAAATAGCACAATTTACGGCAATCAGTGGTAAAAAAATACCCAAAGCACCATATAAAGCAGGAGCAAATTTTTCAACCGCCATTTCCACTATTTGCACAATTGTGGCAATAACTGCAATAAACATTATAAAGCTCAAGAAACTCAAATCAACATTTGCCAAAGAAGGACTCAACCAAGACAAGGCACCTGCCTTCAACATATAATTTTCCAATAAATAATTGAAAGGAACCGTAATTAATTCAACAAAAATAACAGCCAATCCTAAACCAAATGCCGTTTTAACGGTTTTTGACACGGCCAGATAAGAACACATGCCCAAAAAATAGGCAAAAATCATGTTCTCTATAAAAACTGATTTTACGAATATGTTTACGTATTCCATAATGCTTATTATTTTTCGATTAATTTTTTATTGTAACTTCTTTGAACCCAGATAATCACCCCCACGGTAATAAGTGCCATCGGTGGCAAAATCATCAAACCATTATTAAAATATCCCATTTCATAAAATGAATCAGGGATGATCTGTACGCCCATCAATTTGCCTGAACCAAACAATTCTCTGAAAAAAGCGACAATTATCAAAATTATTCCATAACCCAAAGAGTTTCCTATTCCGTCAAGGAATGATTTCCAGGGAGTATTTCCTAATGCAAAGGCCTCAAGACGACCCATTACAATGCAATTGGTAATAATAAGCCCCACAAATACCGATAATTGTTTACTAACATCATAAACAAATGCTTTCAGAACTTGATCCACAATGATTACCAATGAAGCCACCACGACCAATTGAACAATAATCCTTATACGGTTTGGTATGTAGTTTCTCATCAAAGATATAATCACGTTTGATCCGGCCACTACAAACAATACTGAAATTGCCATTACCAATGCCTGCTTCATTTGCACGGTAATAGCCAAGGCCGAACAAATACCCAACACCTGCACGGTGATTGGATTGTTGTCGTTTAGCGGATCTTTTATAAGCCGCATGTTTTTCGGTGAAAACAAGGGCTCTTTCACCTGTTGTTTTTCGGCTACTTCACTCATACTTGTTTATTTTTTAAAAAAGGTTCATAAGTTTTCATGGTTCGTTCTATCATTTCCGTAACGCCATTACTGGTAATTGTGCCTCCGGAAATTGCATCAACCCCATGCGGGTCATTGTCATCGGCACCTCCTTTAACAACAATTACCGATTTAAAATTACCATTTTCGTCAAACAATTTTTTACCGACAAATTGTGCTTGAAACCATGGTTGACTGATTTCGGCACCCAACCCGGGAGTTTCTCCTTTATGATCAAAGACAGCACCGGCAATTGTATTTTTATCTTCGTCCAATGCCAAATATCCCCAAATAGGTCCCCATAGACCTTTGCCCACCATGGGAATAATATATTTCACCTTTCCATCATCTCCTTTATAAACAAATACGGGGAAATTTTTTTGACCTCCCGATTTAAATTCTGTCAAAATATCCACTTGAAAAGCTTCTACACCTGCTTTTTTATTTCCATTTGCATCAAATACATACGATTCCACTATGTATTTTTTGAATGCATCCTCTGCTTCGTCCCTGCTTACATTCATCCCCACACTCGATAGTATGTTTTGCATTTTTTCACGCTCGATATTTTTCTTTTGCAGGGGTTTTAATGTTTCCGAAGTAAAAGCAAGTATAACGGAAACTATCAATGTCATTACTATTGCAAAAACAAACGTATATTTATTGCTATTTACATCTACACTCATACCTTTTAATTTTAATGTGTTGTTACACTTGTATTTTCTTTTAATTTTGGATAAATCACCGGTTTTCTAGCCAAACGGCGCTTGATATTGGCTTGAATAACATAGTGATCTATCAGTGGAGCCATCACATTCATAAACAAAATTGCCAGCATCATCCCTTCCGGATAAGCGGGGTTGAAAACTCTTATTAAAATGGCAAAAACACCTATCAGGAAACCATAAATATATTTACCTGTATTGGTTTGAGCTGCCGTTACCGGATCTGTTGCCATGAATACGGCCCCAAAAGCGAACCCTCCGATCACTAAATGATGTAAGGCGGGTATCTGCATCAACGTGTTGGCTCCAAAAGCATTAAAAATGGAAGCCATCACCCAGCCTCCCAAAAACACACTCAACATGACCCTCCAACTTGCCACTCCGGTAATCAATAAAAACAAACCGCCCAGCAAACAGGCAAGAGCACTTGTTTCGCCAATGGATCCGGGAATTAAACCTATGAAAGAATCCATCAACGAATATTTAGCCGTGAAATCTTGTATGGGCATGTTGGCCGCAGCGTCTCCCAGAGCTGTGGCTCCTGTCACCGCATCTACGGTTCCGCTGAAAGGAGCATCGGCATACCATACAGACGTTCCGGATATCATGGTGGGATAAGCAAAAAACAAAAATGCACGTGCTACCAATGCCACATTGACAAAATTCATTCCCGTACCTCCAAAAACCTCTTTGGCAAAAATCACGGCAAACGCCGTGGATACAGCCACCATCCATAAAGGTACATCGGCAGGCATAATCAAAGGTATCAAAAGCCCCGAAACCAAAAAGCCTTCCTGGATAGGATGGCGATTGATGGCACAAAAAATAAATTCAATTCCTAATCCGACAACATAAGAAACAACAATCAAAGGCAATACCTTACCTAATCCTACCAAAACAATATCTCCAAAAGAAGCATTGGTAATACCCTGTGCGATATAATGCTGATAACCTGTATTGTAAATACCGAAAAGTAAGCATGGTATTAAAGCAATGATAACCGAGAACATTGTCCTTTTGAGATCAACGGCATCACGTATGTGAGCCCCGCTATGAGTCGTATGGCCGGGGACAAACAAAAAAGTATAAAACCCATCCCACATCCAATATGCCAATGGAAACTTGGCATTAGGATCGGGCTTGATTTTTTGCATAAATTTTTCAAGTGCTTTCATACAATTATAATTCTTTAATTGCCAATTCTATTCCTTTTTTTACAATTTCTTGCGAATTGATTTTACTTGTGCAAATAACTTCACAGAGAGCAAAATCTTCCGGAACAACTTCGTAAATACCTAATTTCTCCATCAATTCCAAATCTTCCACTAAAATTGCTTTTAATAATTGAACCGGATATATATCAAACGGAAACACCTTTTCATACTGACCACTTACTACAAATGGACGTTCCTCACCGTGCATGGATGTATCGAGATCATACTTGCGTGAAGGCAATAATTTTGACGGAAACAATCCCGATAAGCTGAATTTGTTAAATCCGGGCAACAACCATCCCAAAAACTCAGGTTGACCACCTTCCGGAATCACCGATACCTGATAATCATAAAATCCCAAATATCCGTTTTTATCCACTTTGGTTCCCGTAAGCACACTTCCACTAATAATGCGGTATTCTCTATCGTTTTTAAGATTGTTTTCCAACAATGCGGCCATGGATACCCCTGCAATTGTTCTAAAATGTTTCGGAGATTGTATCCCCGAACCTCCCACAGCCACTACACGAGTATAATCTACCGTGCCGGTTTTAAAGAATTTTGCTATAGTCAGCACGTCTTGCGGTGTAAGTGTCCACACTACCTCACCTTTACAAATCGGTGCAATATGATGTATTTGCACCCCTACGTTTCCGGCAGGATGTGGACCACTGAAAGTGTGTATTTCTACATTCTTAGCATTTCTAAATACCCCACTGGGCTTTTCATCGCCTCTGATGCTTAAGTGAAGTTTTCCGGGAGTAAGTTGTTTGATTAGATCCAGACCAAATTGAAACAATTCTCCCTGACCATGCACAATTAAATCATTGTCAGGCCCCAAGGGATTGGAGTCAAATGCGGAAATAAATATATCTCTTGGCACATCGTCAGGATCGGCAATGATGCCATAAGGGCGTTGACGTATAAATGCCCATAATCCGCTTTTCAATAATAGTTCTACGATTTGTTGTCTTTCTAATTTTTGAGGTATTTCAAATTTTTCATACTGAATCTCACTATCTGCCGTGATTCTTATTTCCAACAACTTTCTTTTTTCCCCTCTGACTATTTCTGACACAATTCCACTCACCGGAGAAGTGAAAATTATGTTAGGTCTTTTTTTGTCATAAAATAACGGAGACCCTGCTTTAACTTCATCTCCCTGCTTCACCATCAACTTCGGAACAACGCCAAAAAAATCGGTTGGCTTCAATGCGTAGGTCTTAGATTGTCCGGAGTTATTGATAATTTTTTCCGGCTCACCAACCAGGCGGATATCAAATCCCCTGGTTATCTTTATATTTTTTGACATAGCAATTTTTTTTACCGGGCAAATTTAGAAAAATGTATAAAGGTTTGTTAAAAACATTTAAATTTTTCATACGGAAACCTTAAAATTATGGATATATCCAAATAAATCAAAGATTTATCATATCAACATCCCGGCAATAACAGCCGTTAATAATGATGCAACTGTTCCTCCCAAGAGTGCCTTAAATCCCAATTGCGACAATAGAGTGCGTTGATTTGGCGCTAAACTTCCAATGCCTCCGATTTGAATGCCTATTGAAGCAAAATTTGCAAAACCACATAAAACATACGTTGCCATGACTAAAGATTTTTTATGGACAAATATGTTTTGTGCCTTCATCGATCCTAATGATACGTAAGCATAAAACTCATTCAAAATGGTTTTCTCACCCAAAAGTTGACCTACCAACAAAATATCCTCAGAAGGCACCCCTATCAACCAAACAATTGGTGCTCCTATGACACCCAAAATCATTTGAAAACTCAATTTATCGTATGATGTATACTCTTTGATGAGGCCATTCAATCCGGTATATTTTCCGACAATATCGCCCAATAAAAAATTGCCCAGATAGATTAATGCAATAAATACCAATAACATCCCGGCTACATTCACAGCCAGTTTAATTCCGTCTGTTGTGCCGTTGGCGATGGCTTCAAGTGCATTCCGTCCGATTTTTTCTTCGCTTATTATCAGTTTATCTGACACATCGGCTGTCTGTGGCACCAAAAGTTTTGCAGCTATAATGGCTGCCGGTGCATTCATAACGGATGCAGCCAATAAATGTTTGGCATAAAACAATTGTTCTGCCGGGTCATTGCCTCCAAGAAACTTTACGTAAGATGCAAGCACCCCACCGGCTATGGTTGCCATGCCGCCGGTCATCAAGCACATAATTTCCGAACGGTTCATGCTGTGCAAATATGGCTTGACCAATAATGGTGCTTCTGTTTGCCCAAGAAAAATATTACCGGCTGCCGACAAGGCCTCAGCTCCACTGATTCGCATAAAAAACCTCATCAGCCAAGCAAATGCTTGAACGATTTTTTGTAAGATGCCCAAAAAATACAACAAGCTAGTTAGAGCTGAAAAATAAATCAATGTAGGTAAAATAATGAAAAGGAAATTTTTCAACGGAGATTCTACCAACCCCGAATCAAAACTCCTGATCAGAAATTCTATCCCGAAATTGGCAAAAGATATTACTTTCAAAAAAAACTTGCCGGCTTGTTCAAAAAGATGTTGAACAACCGGCACTTTAAAAATCAACAAAGCCAAAATAAACTGAAGCAGAAGTCCTTTTAAAATCAGTTTCCAATCAACTGCACGTTTATTTTCACTAAACAACCAAAGGATTCCTACTAAAAATGCCAGCCCAATTGTCCCTCTTCCTATTGATTCAAATGAAATGCTATTAAGATAATGGCAAGGCATTTTGATTATTCTATTTATTTTTGCGGCTGTCTATTTCTTTTTTGATTATTGCCGCTTCTTCAAAATTTTCGGCTTCAATGGCCTTTTGTAGCAATATATTCAGTTCTTCTATAGACAGTTTGGAATAATCAAGTGGTTCATCCGGTTTTTTTTCTTTAGTTTCTTCTTGAATTGGTTCCGGTTGATTGGATTCCTGCACAATTATACCGGCCATATCCAAAATTTTTTCATAGGTATAAATAGGAACTTCAAATCTTATAGCCAATGCCACAGCGTCTGATGTACGGGAATCTATTTCTTTTACTTCGCCGTTTTGTTCCATAATCAACTTGGCATAAAATATCCCTTCGTGCAAATTATGGATAATAACTTCTTTTAACTGAATGCCAAATTCAATGCAAACGATTTTAAAAAGGTCATGGGTCAATGGTCTTCCGGGTTTGATTTTTTCAAGGTGTAAGGCAATTGCCTGAGCTTCGTTGGCTCCAATGATTATGGGCAATTTTTTGATGCCGCCTTTTTCGCTTAATATCAATGCATAAGCGCTGCTTTGCGATCTGCTGTAGGATATACCGGTAATTTCCAGTTCTACCTTTTTCATTTTTCATTAAGTCATTAAGCGTGTTGAGATTTCCATTGTTTATATGACTCGATCAATTTTGGAACCACTTGAAAAGCATCCCCAACAATTCCATAATCGGCTGCTTTGAAAAATGGTGCTTCAGGATCAGTATTGATCACCACTATGACTTTACTTCCGTTCACCCCTGCCAAATGTTGTATAGCTCCCGAAATACCGATTGCAATATACAAGTTTGGTCTTATGGCTGTTCCTGTTTGACCGACATGCTCATGATGTGGCCTCCAGCCTGCATCGGCAACCGGACGTGAACATGCCGTGGCTGCACCCAACAATTCGGCCAATTCTTCTATCATTTTCCAATTTTCGGGTCCTTTTAACCCTCTTCCTGCAGACACTACAATATCCGCCTCGGTTAAAGATACCTTTCCGATAACTTTTTTAACCTCTTTTACTTTTACTTTTCTCACAGATTCGTCCACAGAAAGCGACACCTGTTCTACCTGCACAGTGGCTTCTTTTTTTGTTTTTCCATATGCATTGGGCAACAATGCGATTATTTTAACAGGTGTTTTAATTTTTACATAGGCCAATGCTTTACCTGAAAATACATTTCTTTTGACAATACATTCATCTCCGTTGATTTCAGGCAATGCAACCGCGGTGGTAACCAATCCCGCTTTCATATATACTGACAAAAAAGGAGCTATGGACTTTCCCGTATAATCGTGCGATAACAAAACATATTCTGCCGAAACTTGTTTTGCTGCTTCATGAACTGCTTTGGCATACAATGTTGCATCAAAATCCTTGTAAAATCCGGCATTGTGCTGCATAACCTTACTCAACCCGTATTGCCCTATTTGGTCAATATTTTCGGCATTACCAAGCACAAGACCCGTAACGGGCAATCCGGTTTTTTCCCCTAATGCCACAGCATAACTTGCTATCTCGTATGCACTTTTGTCAAGTTTATTGTCATGAGTACCTAAATATACCAATATCGCTGACATAACTAATGAATTTTAAAATTAAACATTAAATTTAAATAACTTTTGCTTCGTTGTGTAACAAATCCCAGAGTTGTCCCGGATTTTCCGGATCAATATATTTACATTCTTTTTTCTTTTCGGGCACTTCAAATTTCACATATTCAGTTAGTTCTTCCGATTCAAAGGGATCAACTACTAGGAGCGGTTTAGTCCTTGCAGCCATGATACCTCTCATATTGGGAATTCTTGCTTCGGCCATTCCTTTTGATGCCGAGACCACAAAAGGACCGCTCACCTCCACAACTTCTTTCCCTCCCTGTATTTCACGTTCGATAGTAGCCACACCATCTTTAAAATCTAACTTTGTAGCATAAGACACAAAAGGCAAATCCAAAAGGCCCGCAATCATTCCTCCGATCTGAGAACCATTGTAATCTATTGTTTCCTTGCCACAAAAAATTATGTCATAGCCCTTGTCCTTTGCAAACGATGCAATCTGATTGGCCACATAAAAAGAGTCCTTATCCGGAGCATTAATCCTTACAGCATCATCGGCACCTATAGCCAGTGCTTTTCTGATAGTAGGCTCATTGGCAGCCGGCCCCACATGAATTACAGTCACCGAGCCACCCAACGACTCTTTCAACTCCAACGCCCGAACTAATGCATACCATTCATCGTAAGGATTCATGATAAACTGAACTCCTGTTTCGTCAAACTTCGTATTATTGTCTTTAAAAGAAATTTTTGCCGTAGTATCCGGCACATTGGCGATACACACTAATAATTTCATCTTTTGTAATTTTTAATTCAACGAATTGCAAAACTAAACAAAAAAATCTGTTGAATAAAAACAATTTTTATGCATAAATTATTCCCGGCGCTTTTACCCTTGCTTTGGTATAATTTCCCTACACGTTTCCCGCTTTAAATGTTATATTTTACAGGAATTCATCTTTGATCGAAATAAAAATACATTATTTTACATTCTTTAAAGGTTATTTGAAAAATCAAAATATTTAGTTTTTTTGAATTTCATTTTATTTGCAAAAAAATAAATGGAACACATTTCCCCAAATAATCAATCATTTTTAGACATTATACTTGGAGTATTCCGCAATTACCGTAAAGAAATATTGCAGATTTACGGCTTGGGCTTGTTGTATGCCATACTCTCATTCATTTTTCCGGTAAGCGTTCAATTATTGATTAACTTCATACAAGGCGCTTATTATTCTGTTTCACTTTACATGATTATCTCATTGGCAACCATTGCACTGATTTTTGCTGCCATTTTGCAAATACACCAATTCAGAATTATCGAATACATCGAACAAAAACTTTTTCACCGTTATAGTTTTGAATTTGTCAGAAAATTCCCCTTGCTAGATTATATTTCGGTGATGTATAAAATTCCAAGAGATATGGCCAACCGTTTTTTTGATATGGTCAGTATCCAAAAATCCGTCCAAAAAATTCTTATCGATTTTTCCTTTACCTCAATCCAGATTGTCTTAGGTTTCATCATATTGATTTTTTATCATCCGGTTTTTTTGGGTCTTTTGCTTATCATTTCTTTGATTCTGTATATTGCTTTTAAATTGACCTTTTATCAAGGACTGGATTTAGGTCTTCGCTATTCAAAGTATAAATATGATATCTCCTTTTGGATTGAAGAAGTGAGCGAAGATTTTATTGCTTACAAATTGGCAGGCAGAACCGACCATCATTTTAAAACGCTCGACGAATTGATGAACCGATATTTGAAAATGAAAAATGGTTATTATGACATTTTAGAACAACAATATATTGTATTTAATACCATCAAAATCATTTCCATACTTTTTTTTCTCATTGCCGGAAGTGTTCTGGTTATCGAACAAAAAATGAATCTTGGAGAATTTGTGGCTTCCGAAATTATCATCAGTTTGCTTATTTCATCGTTTGATAAAGTGATTATATTGATGCGTACGATTTATGAATTGATCGTTTCTTATCATAAAATCAATGAAGTATTGGCCGAAAAAGAGGAAGATATTAGCTCTACTTTGAACATAGTAGATAACTTTGATGAAGGCATCGAAATAAATTTCAGAAACGTTACTGTAAAAGACCAAGAAAACAAGATTATTCTCGATGATATAGATTTGCATATCAAATCAAACGAAAAAATTCTCATCGTTGGTGACGACTTCAATGCCAAAGCTGCCTTTTTGCGTCTTTGCACCACACTGATTCGTCCGAGTGAAGGAGAAATTTACTTCAACCGCAAACCTTTGATTTCTTACAACATTCAAAATCTGCGCTACCATATAGGATCATTTTTGAACCATGATTATCTTTTCAAAGGAAAGATTATCGATAACATTACCTTAGGAAGACCTAATACTGATTTAAATTTCATCCTTCATATGGCCGATAAAATCGACTGCATCTCCACCATCAACCGTTTGCCTAAGGGTTTTGATACTGAGATTTTATCACATGGTGTAAACTTTTCGGATACCATGGTCAACAAACTGCTTTTTTTAAGAGCCGTATGCATTCAACCAAAGTTGTTGGTGTTCGAAAATCTATTATACAACAACCAGGATGACGATATCGAAACTTTTCTAAACATTATCACAGATTCAGCGAATTACCATTGGACTTTGATTTGTTCGTCGAAAAACTCAAAATACAAAAAATATTTTGACCGAGTT includes these proteins:
- the icmF gene encoding Fused isobutyryl-CoA mutase yields the protein MKSTKEKAISVRAERRPDVYKPKNHIRIVTAASLFDGHDAAINIMRRIMQSTGVEVIHLGHNRSVQEIVDCAIQEDVQAIAVTSYQGGHMEFFKYMYDLLQEKGCGHIKIFGGGGGTILPSEIKELESYGITRIYHPDDGRELGLQGMINDLVQRSDFPVGDYLDESFIDYTSKDVFKIARLISAFENFPQKHGAYVKAVEQRSKKCKTPVLGITGTGGAGKSSMIDELVRRFLLDFPDKRLGIISVDPSKRKTGGALLGDRIRMNSISNPRVYMRSMATRQSNLALSKYVKDALNVLKGAGDFDLIILETSGIGQSDTEILDFSDVSLYVMTPEFGAASQLEKIDMLDFADVIAINKFDKKGAEDALRDVRKQYKRNHQLFDVPDEELPVFGTIASQFNDPGTNRLYKKLMDTIAAKTGAPLRSKLEISNEMSQKIYIIPPKRTRYLSEIAETNRNYDQWARNQADIAEKLFALFHTMKHIAALDQNNDSIEETLEKIEKKAAQDEMLKTLLAEFNKIKKNLDPHHWEKIKTWKQEKQRYADDYYVYQVRGKDIKVKTYHETLAHTKVPKVATPKYRSWGDLLYWMLRENVPGSFPYTAGIYPFKREGEDPTRMFAGEGCPERTNKRFHYLSYGMPAKRLSTAFDSVTLYGFDPDVRPDIYGKIGNSGVSVCCLDDAKKLYSGFNLADPKTSVSMTINGPAPMLLGYFMNTAIDQQCELYIKQNGLEDEVNKKIEEIFRNSPVPRPVYNAPLPEGNDGLGLMLLGVTGDMVLDRDVYENIKRETLKVVRGTVQADILKEDQAQNTCIFSTEFALRLMGDIQDYFIRHQVRNFYSVSISGYHIAEAGANPITQLAFTLANGFTYVEYYLSRGMQINDFAPNLSFFFSNGMDAEYSVIGRVARRIWAKAMKLKYGANERSQMLKYHIQTSGRSLHAQEIDFNDIRTTLQALYAIYDNCNSLHTNAYDEAITTPTEESVRRAMAIQLIINKELGLAKNENPLQGSFIIEELTDLVEEAVYAEFDRLTERGGVLGAMETMYQRSKIQEESLYYETLKHTGELPIIGVNTFLSSKGSPTILPGEVIRAAEQEKQQQIETVRNQQKRFEKESAEWLNKLQQAAIRNENMFEMIMEVTKYCTLGQITQSLFDVGGQYRRNM
- the nqrF gene encoding Na(+)-translocating NADH-quinone reductase subunit F; amino-acid sequence: MYLLNATTIVLLAAGVFFLVIFLLITVLLWAKSKLTTSGPVKIIINDKKELVVEAGSTLLTTLGNNKILLPSACGGGGTCAMCKCQVLEGGGEILPTEVPHFSRKQIQDHWRLACQVKVKQDMKIRIPDEVFGIKKWECTVVSNYNVASFIKEFVVQLPEGENLEFEAGGYIQIDVPVITVDFKDIDITAHPKYHKNPNEFQSEWDKYNLWSLKMVNTEPQFRAYSMANHPAEGNIIMLNVRIATPPWDRQKNTWMDVNPGVCSSYIFSRKPGDKVTISGPYGEFHIKHTGAEMIYIGGGAGMAPLRSHLFHLFHTLKERNRKVSFWYGGRSRRELFYIEDFREIEKEFPNFKFYVVLSEPLPEDNWKVKKSLDDPEGDGFVGFVHQALIDNYLSKHEAPEDIEYYFCGPPAMNAAVLKMCEEFGVPEENISFDDFGG
- the nqrE gene encoding Na(+)-translocating NADH-quinone reductase subunit E, which encodes MEYVNIFVKSVFIENMIFAYFLGMCSYLAVSKTVKTAFGLGLAVIFVELITVPFNYLLENYMLKAGALSWLSPSLANVDLSFLSFIMFIAVIATIVQIVEMAVEKFAPALYGALGIFLPLIAVNCAILGASLFMQERQYANIGEATAFALGAGVGWFLAIVAIAAIREKIRYSHVPAPLKGLGITFIITGLMGIAFMSFMGIKI
- the nqrD gene encoding Na(+)-translocating NADH-quinone reductase subunit D — its product is MSEVAEKQQVKEPLFSPKNMRLIKDPLNDNNPITVQVLGICSALAITVQMKQALVMAISVLFVVAGSNVIISLMRNYIPNRIRIIVQLVVVASLVIIVDQVLKAFVYDVSKQLSVFVGLIITNCIVMGRLEAFALGNTPWKSFLDGIGNSLGYGIILIIVAFFRELFGSGKLMGVQIIPDSFYEMGYFNNGLMILPPMALITVGVIIWVQRSYNKKLIEK